A single genomic interval of Argopecten irradians isolate NY chromosome 8, Ai_NY, whole genome shotgun sequence harbors:
- the LOC138329306 gene encoding proton-coupled zinc antiporter SLC30A1-like isoform X2: MGRYTGKTCRLLTMLSMTASFFLVEIIVGYVTNSIALVADSFHMLSDVVSLIVGFAAVRISKWTTERNTYGWVRAEVLGALVNAVFLVALCFSILVEALKRLVEVEEIDDPKLMLIVGGVGLLVNIIGLVLFHDHGHSHGGGGHSHGGHSHGKNKPKEEESLVKKEEAATANGNAVDCTLQHTSHISNMSIVSIDIDSENGPSSAQLNMRGVFLHVLGDALGSVVVVVSGLVIWFVEDDWKYYVDPAMSVVMVIIILCTTIPLLKESGYILLQAVPEYLRMEDIEEELKKIDGVTEVHEFHVWQLSGNKLIASVHVPMQVGNVREFEAIAIKMKKVFHKNGIHSCTIQPEFGEAKEDGVRPCQLECGPEQTCHTDTCCSQRKTKKKSDTSLKSLEAVQLSSITDETVSNSQGVV; the protein is encoded by the exons ATGGGCCGCTATACAGGAAAGACATGTCGGTTGCTGACCATGCTTTCGATGACAGCATCTTTCTTTCTAGTGGAGATAATTGTCGGATATGTCACCAACTCCATAGCTCTAGTCGCAGACTCGTTCCACATGTTGTCAGATGTCGTTTCACTCATTGTTGGGTTTGCAGCAGTTCGG aTATCCAAGTGGACAACGGAGAGAAATACATATGGTTGGGTAAGGGCTGAAGTGTTAGGTGCACTGGTTAATGCAGTTTTCCTCGTGGCACTCTGTTTCTCCATCCTTGTGGAAGCTCTGAAGCGTCTGGTGGAGGTGGAAGAGATTGACGACCCAAAACTGATGCTTATTGTTGGCGGAGTTGGTCTCCTTGTAAATATCATTGGACTGGTTCTTTTTCATGACCACG GTCACTCACACGGAGGAGGAGGGCATTCTCATGGAGGTCATTCTCATGgcaaaaataaaccaaaagaGGAGGAATCTTTAGTGAAGAAGGAAGAAGCTGCTACAGCGAATGGGAATGCAGTTGATTGCACTCTACAACATACTAGTCATATATCCAACATGTCTATAGTGTCCATAGATATAGATAGTGAAAATG GTCCATCTAGTGCCCAGTTGAACATGAGAGGAGTATTTCTCCACGTGCTGGGAGATGCTCTAGGGTCAGTAGTCGTAGTTGTGTCTGGACTGGTCATCTGGTTTGTGGAAGATGATTGGAAGTATTATGTGGATCCTGCTATGAG CGTTGTCATGGTTATAATCATTCTTTGTACTACAATACCATTGT TGAAAGAGTCCGGGTATATTCTTCTACAAGCAGTACCAGAATATTTACGAATGGAAGATATTGAAGAGGAACTCAAAAAG ATTGATGGAGTTACAGAAGTACATGAGTTCCATGTATGGCAGCTAAGTGGTAACAAATTAATAGCCTCAGTACATGTGCCAATGCAGGTTGGTAATGTACGGGAATTTGAAGCCATAgctattaaaatgaaaaaagtgTTCCACAAGAATGGCATACATTCTTGTACAATACAGCCTGAATTTGGGGAG GCTAAAGAAGACGGTGTCCGTCCATGCCAACTTGAATGTGGACCTGAGCAAACATGCCATACAGACACGTGTTGTTCACAGCGCAAAACTAAGAAAAAATCAGACACCAGTCTCAAGTCATTGGAAGCTGTTCAGTTGTCGTCCATTACAGATGAAACAGTGTCAAACTCACAAGGAGTGGTATGA
- the LOC138329306 gene encoding proton-coupled zinc antiporter SLC30A1-like isoform X1, translating to MGRYTGKTCRLLTMLSMTASFFLVEIIVGYVTNSIALVADSFHMLSDVVSLIVGFAAVRISKWTTERNTYGWVRAEVLGALVNAVFLVALCFSILVEALKRLVEVEEIDDPKLMLIVGGVGLLVNIIGLVLFHDHGHSHGGGGHSHGGHSHGKNKPKEEESLVKKEEAATANGNAVDCTLQHTSHISNMSIVSIDIDSENAGPSSAQLNMRGVFLHVLGDALGSVVVVVSGLVIWFVEDDWKYYVDPAMSVVMVIIILCTTIPLLKESGYILLQAVPEYLRMEDIEEELKKIDGVTEVHEFHVWQLSGNKLIASVHVPMQVGNVREFEAIAIKMKKVFHKNGIHSCTIQPEFGEAKEDGVRPCQLECGPEQTCHTDTCCSQRKTKKKSDTSLKSLEAVQLSSITDETVSNSQGVV from the exons ATGGGCCGCTATACAGGAAAGACATGTCGGTTGCTGACCATGCTTTCGATGACAGCATCTTTCTTTCTAGTGGAGATAATTGTCGGATATGTCACCAACTCCATAGCTCTAGTCGCAGACTCGTTCCACATGTTGTCAGATGTCGTTTCACTCATTGTTGGGTTTGCAGCAGTTCGG aTATCCAAGTGGACAACGGAGAGAAATACATATGGTTGGGTAAGGGCTGAAGTGTTAGGTGCACTGGTTAATGCAGTTTTCCTCGTGGCACTCTGTTTCTCCATCCTTGTGGAAGCTCTGAAGCGTCTGGTGGAGGTGGAAGAGATTGACGACCCAAAACTGATGCTTATTGTTGGCGGAGTTGGTCTCCTTGTAAATATCATTGGACTGGTTCTTTTTCATGACCACG GTCACTCACACGGAGGAGGAGGGCATTCTCATGGAGGTCATTCTCATGgcaaaaataaaccaaaagaGGAGGAATCTTTAGTGAAGAAGGAAGAAGCTGCTACAGCGAATGGGAATGCAGTTGATTGCACTCTACAACATACTAGTCATATATCCAACATGTCTATAGTGTCCATAGATATAGATAGTGAAAATG CAGGTCCATCTAGTGCCCAGTTGAACATGAGAGGAGTATTTCTCCACGTGCTGGGAGATGCTCTAGGGTCAGTAGTCGTAGTTGTGTCTGGACTGGTCATCTGGTTTGTGGAAGATGATTGGAAGTATTATGTGGATCCTGCTATGAG CGTTGTCATGGTTATAATCATTCTTTGTACTACAATACCATTGT TGAAAGAGTCCGGGTATATTCTTCTACAAGCAGTACCAGAATATTTACGAATGGAAGATATTGAAGAGGAACTCAAAAAG ATTGATGGAGTTACAGAAGTACATGAGTTCCATGTATGGCAGCTAAGTGGTAACAAATTAATAGCCTCAGTACATGTGCCAATGCAGGTTGGTAATGTACGGGAATTTGAAGCCATAgctattaaaatgaaaaaagtgTTCCACAAGAATGGCATACATTCTTGTACAATACAGCCTGAATTTGGGGAG GCTAAAGAAGACGGTGTCCGTCCATGCCAACTTGAATGTGGACCTGAGCAAACATGCCATACAGACACGTGTTGTTCACAGCGCAAAACTAAGAAAAAATCAGACACCAGTCTCAAGTCATTGGAAGCTGTTCAGTTGTCGTCCATTACAGATGAAACAGTGTCAAACTCACAAGGAGTGGTATGA